A genomic window from Algoriphagus sp. Y33 includes:
- a CDS encoding FecR family protein: MRLSSVLSDIVSKTLRGKASKEEIQKFNSWYDKGIDSSCHIQDFKKRDKAQIESEMLKNIQKATHYQLPNTLPKQGFLRWKVAASLILLVGIGLLAMNKLTPGSQESQETAFLTFENSKGMIKKVKLPDGSIVSLFHNTHIKVAENFSENRFVKLSGEAFFEVKRDTLHPFLVESANLTTEVLGTSFLIKNLVGRQEVVAVKTGLVKVSDQVDSTFMLTPNLRLDYTNQTGFVSTMLENDPLLAWTQDIIVFKNTPMNEMITTLEDWYGVKMTHDLKASNTCQISGTYEKQSLENLLQLIQYSIPITYQLDGKKVTISFKNCP; the protein is encoded by the coding sequence ATGAGACTATCATCTGTCCTTTCGGACATCGTTTCTAAAACCCTTCGGGGAAAAGCTTCCAAAGAAGAAATCCAAAAATTCAACTCCTGGTATGACAAGGGAATTGACTCTTCATGCCACATTCAGGATTTTAAGAAGCGGGACAAAGCTCAGATAGAATCTGAAATGCTTAAGAACATTCAGAAAGCTACTCATTATCAGCTTCCAAATACTTTACCGAAACAAGGGTTTTTGCGATGGAAGGTTGCCGCATCACTAATTTTACTCGTTGGAATTGGACTTCTGGCTATGAATAAATTGACACCCGGTTCACAGGAAAGTCAAGAAACTGCCTTTTTGACTTTTGAGAATTCAAAAGGAATGATCAAAAAGGTAAAACTCCCGGATGGGTCAATAGTGAGTTTATTTCATAACACTCATATCAAAGTTGCCGAAAACTTCTCCGAAAACAGATTTGTGAAACTTTCCGGCGAGGCATTTTTCGAAGTAAAACGCGATACGCTGCATCCTTTCCTTGTAGAGTCCGCAAATCTTACCACCGAAGTACTTGGGACATCATTTCTCATCAAAAATCTAGTAGGCCGGCAGGAAGTAGTCGCTGTGAAAACCGGCTTGGTCAAGGTGTCTGATCAAGTTGATTCCACGTTTATGCTCACCCCCAATCTTCGGCTTGATTATACCAATCAGACGGGTTTTGTCTCGACAATGCTTGAAAATGACCCACTATTAGCATGGACTCAGGACATCATAGTCTTCAAGAACACTCCAATGAATGAGATGATCACGACGCTGGAAGATTGGTATGGAGTGAAAATGACACATGACCTAAAAGCATCTAATACTTGCCAAATCTCAGGGACTTACGAGAAACAAAGTTTGGAAAATCTACTTCAGCTCATCCAATATTCTATACCGATAACCTATCAATTAGATGGAAAAAAAGTAACCATATCCTTTAAAAATTGCCCTTAA
- a CDS encoding porin family protein, protein MKKVLLILALGLGAVQLSQAQSSDKPGGFGVRGGASLFNFGGDDVSENSYTNRVGFHVGGYAMLFMTDRLALEPGVYYAVKGTQNDDFVDSRAILNYVDVPVLFRLYPAEGFNVFAGPQISFLANSKFEGDFFGNTISYDSDAIKETDFGLVLGLGYNLPKGFNVQASYDYGFTPIFKDSDADVYNRGFKLSAGYTF, encoded by the coding sequence ATGAAAAAAGTATTGTTAATTCTTGCCCTTGGCCTGGGAGCAGTCCAACTGTCTCAAGCTCAATCATCTGATAAACCCGGAGGATTCGGTGTTCGGGGCGGTGCCAGTCTTTTCAATTTTGGAGGGGATGATGTTTCGGAAAACTCTTACACAAATAGGGTAGGTTTTCACGTTGGGGGTTATGCCATGCTATTTATGACGGACCGTTTGGCGTTAGAGCCCGGAGTATACTACGCTGTGAAAGGAACCCAAAACGATGATTTTGTAGACAGTAGAGCAATTTTGAATTATGTGGATGTTCCCGTGCTGTTCAGATTGTATCCTGCGGAGGGGTTTAATGTTTTCGCAGGGCCTCAGATCTCCTTTCTGGCAAATTCTAAGTTTGAAGGTGATTTCTTCGGCAATACGATTTCTTATGATTCAGACGCGATAAAAGAAACAGACTTCGGATTAGTATTGGGACTTGGATATAATCTGCCAAAAGGTTTTAACGTCCAGGCATCTTATGATTATGGATTTACCCCGATTTTCAAAGACAGTGATGCTGATGTGTATAACAGAGGCTTTAAGCTATCTGCCGGTTATACTTTCTAA
- a CDS encoding succinate dehydrogenase/fumarate reductase iron-sulfur subunit: MKLTLKIWRQKNAGDKGGFVTYPIDGISTDMSFLEMMDVLNEELAEKGEDPVHFDHDCREGICGMCSLYINGHPHGPKQTTTCQLHMRSFSDGDTITIEPWRAAAFPVVKDLVVDRGSFDRIIQAGGYVSVNTGGVPDANEIPIPKRIADEAFDSATCIGCGACVAACKNASAMLFTSAKISQLAMLPQGQVERMTRAEKMVAQMDAEGFGACTNTGACEAECPKGISLTNIARMNREYFSASVKSENV, from the coding sequence ATGAAACTGACATTAAAAATATGGAGACAAAAGAACGCCGGTGATAAGGGCGGGTTTGTCACCTATCCCATAGATGGAATTTCCACTGACATGTCATTCCTGGAGATGATGGATGTCTTGAATGAGGAACTTGCAGAAAAAGGAGAAGATCCCGTACACTTTGACCACGATTGTCGCGAAGGCATCTGTGGCATGTGTTCCCTTTATATCAATGGCCATCCCCATGGCCCTAAGCAGACTACTACTTGCCAACTACACATGCGTTCGTTCTCTGATGGAGATACTATCACGATTGAGCCTTGGAGAGCAGCGGCTTTTCCGGTAGTGAAGGATTTGGTGGTGGATCGCGGTTCATTCGATAGAATTATCCAGGCGGGTGGTTATGTATCCGTGAATACAGGAGGTGTACCTGACGCAAATGAGATTCCTATTCCAAAGAGAATCGCTGATGAAGCCTTTGACTCGGCTACTTGCATAGGCTGCGGAGCTTGTGTGGCAGCGTGTAAAAATGCTTCTGCGATGCTGTTCACTTCTGCGAAAATCTCTCAGTTGGCCATGCTGCCGCAGGGTCAAGTCGAAAGAATGACCAGAGCAGAGAAGATGGTTGCCCAGATGGATGCGGAAGGATTCGGTGCATGTACCAATACTGGTGCCTGCGAAGCAGAATGCCCTAAAGGGATCAGTCTAACAAATATCGCCAGAATGAACAGAGAGTATTTCTCAGCTTCAGTGAAAAGCGAAAATGTGTAA
- a CDS encoding sodium:solute symporter — translation MSYLDLGIFVAYMLAMLGVGFFYMKKNSGQEDYYVGGRSIGHWHIGLSVVATDVGGGFSIGLGGLGFVMGLSGSWMLFTGLLGAWLAAVVLIPRVKSDPAFAKFFTFPQIIGHLYNSTTAKVAAVICFLGYLGFTSSQLLAGAKLASGTFKELDLSYALLIMGAVAVIYTVMGGLKAVIYTDTIQWIVLMAGLMFIGIPISYNYVGGWEGIQSTLPQEFFSFSNLTWQDLANWGITIIPIWFVGMTLYQRIFAARDVKSAKKAWFIAGLFEWPIMALLGVSLGLLSRVAVEQGALEGFTTAMDPEMGLPVLLSQILPAGILGLMMSAYFSAVLSTADSCLMAASGNMTTDILGKFFTSKSLKEEMRISQLLTLGIGVMAIIIAWQMTEVLSLMLYSYAFMVSGLLIPVVAGLFFGQNSARAATSSMITGGSLTAGLIISEVALPFGLDANLFGLTLSLLTFLSVIYYEKNHSSKLKSI, via the coding sequence ATGAGTTATTTAGATCTGGGGATCTTTGTGGCCTACATGCTGGCTATGCTGGGTGTGGGATTTTTTTATATGAAAAAGAATTCAGGTCAGGAGGATTACTATGTGGGAGGAAGGAGTATCGGACACTGGCATATTGGCCTGTCCGTTGTAGCGACTGACGTAGGAGGAGGTTTTTCCATTGGCTTGGGCGGTTTGGGCTTTGTGATGGGCTTGTCCGGGTCCTGGATGCTTTTCACCGGACTTTTAGGCGCTTGGTTAGCTGCGGTGGTTTTGATTCCCAGAGTAAAGTCTGATCCGGCTTTTGCTAAGTTTTTTACATTTCCTCAGATCATAGGGCATCTGTATAATTCCACCACTGCGAAAGTAGCCGCGGTGATCTGTTTTTTAGGATACTTAGGTTTTACTTCTTCCCAATTATTGGCTGGGGCAAAGCTTGCTTCAGGTACTTTCAAAGAGCTTGATCTTTCGTATGCACTTTTGATAATGGGAGCTGTGGCCGTGATTTATACCGTGATGGGTGGATTGAAAGCTGTAATCTACACCGATACCATACAATGGATTGTTTTGATGGCGGGATTGATGTTTATCGGAATTCCGATTTCCTATAATTACGTTGGTGGCTGGGAAGGAATACAGAGCACTTTGCCTCAGGAATTTTTCTCTTTTTCCAATCTTACTTGGCAGGATCTTGCCAACTGGGGAATTACTATAATTCCAATTTGGTTTGTGGGAATGACACTTTATCAGCGAATTTTTGCTGCCAGGGATGTGAAGTCGGCCAAGAAGGCTTGGTTTATAGCAGGGCTGTTCGAATGGCCGATCATGGCACTTTTAGGGGTTTCTTTGGGTTTACTATCCAGAGTGGCAGTGGAGCAGGGGGCATTGGAGGGCTTCACAACAGCTATGGATCCTGAGATGGGGCTTCCCGTGTTACTCAGCCAAATCTTGCCTGCGGGTATTTTGGGATTAATGATGTCGGCTTATTTCTCGGCGGTTCTTTCTACGGCGGATTCTTGCCTGATGGCGGCTTCCGGAAATATGACTACAGATATTTTAGGGAAATTCTTCACAAGCAAATCTCTGAAGGAGGAGATGAGAATCTCTCAGTTGCTGACGTTGGGGATAGGCGTGATGGCAATTATTATTGCTTGGCAGATGACGGAAGTCCTCAGTTTGATGCTATATTCCTATGCATTTATGGTTTCGGGCTTATTAATTCCCGTGGTGGCGGGTTTATTCTTCGGGCAGAATAGTGCCAGGGCAGCCACTTCATCCATGATCACCGGCGGGTCTTTGACTGCTGGATTAATTATTTCCGAAGTAGCTCTTCCGTTCGGCTTGGATGCCAATCTATTTGGGCTCACGCTCTCTTTGCTGACGTTTTTGTCAGTAATCTATTATGAAAAAAATCACAGTTCAAAGTTAAAATCTATATGA
- a CDS encoding DUF4221 family protein, with the protein MDDSTSNEFHYTQYFQDDSEEYLITLNTLTYTVDKYSLNSGEMVKRINIPMGGPEGITGNVLQGLTYSSPDSIFVFVRGNINGSICIDEDGNFVHKLSPDRNKLIDHGLINHVSTVPNPTFKAGNKLHFVRYSLGDLYNPSELNKKFPITLEYDIESNELSFDSMNTYPDLYLDKIWPFSDTDYSRSAISATKYLVSWPLMDSLILFNKSSNTLDHISAKSKYFKSNPQDFKIKPNEEQDNELVLSNYRYGDVHYDWYNKLIYRIVRHPLKDYKNKTAWPAVNEQNFSIIVMSQNFEIIHEVDFPGNQYSPYLIIPSKAGLMLFRNNIFDETVSEDRLVVETFDLSKPI; encoded by the coding sequence TTGGATGATTCCACATCCAATGAGTTTCATTACACTCAGTATTTTCAAGATGATTCAGAGGAATATCTGATAACGCTTAACACGTTAACTTACACCGTTGACAAGTATTCACTTAACTCAGGTGAAATGGTCAAGCGTATAAATATCCCCATGGGTGGACCGGAAGGAATTACAGGTAATGTCTTGCAAGGACTAACCTACAGCTCTCCTGATTCTATATTTGTATTCGTTAGGGGAAATATCAATGGCAGCATTTGTATAGATGAAGATGGCAATTTTGTTCATAAATTAAGTCCTGATAGAAACAAATTAATAGATCATGGTCTTATCAATCATGTTTCAACCGTCCCCAACCCAACGTTCAAAGCAGGCAATAAACTTCATTTTGTCCGATATAGCCTAGGGGATCTTTATAATCCGTCAGAGCTTAATAAAAAATTCCCCATTACTTTGGAATATGACATTGAATCAAACGAGCTTTCCTTTGATTCAATGAACACATACCCAGACTTATATCTAGATAAAATATGGCCGTTTTCTGACACTGACTATTCGAGAAGTGCAATTTCAGCTACGAAATACCTGGTTTCATGGCCTTTGATGGACTCTCTGATTCTATTTAACAAATCAAGCAATACCCTAGATCATATTTCAGCGAAAAGCAAGTACTTTAAGAGTAACCCACAAGACTTTAAAATAAAACCCAATGAAGAACAGGACAATGAACTTGTACTGAGCAACTATCGCTATGGCGATGTTCACTACGACTGGTACAACAAGCTCATTTATAGAATTGTCCGTCACCCCTTGAAAGATTATAAAAACAAGACAGCATGGCCTGCTGTGAACGAACAGAACTTTTCAATTATCGTGATGAGCCAGAACTTTGAAATCATCCATGAGGTTGATTTTCCTGGAAACCAGTATTCACCTTATTTAATTATCCCCAGCAAAGCAGGGTTAATGCTTTTCAGAAACAATATCTTCGATGAAACAGTCTCTGAAGATAGACTAGTCGTGGAGACTTTTGATCTTTCTAAGCCCATCTAA
- a CDS encoding fumarate reductase/succinate dehydrogenase flavoprotein subunit — MILDSKSPIGPLAEKWTKHKFNSKLVNPANKRKYEVIVVGTGLAGASAAASLAELGYKVKAFCFQDSPRRAHSIAAQGGINAAKNYQNDGDSVFRLFYDTIKGGDYRSRESNVYRLAEVSVNIIDQCVAQGVPFAREYGGLLANRSFGGAQVSRTFYARGQTGQQLLLGAYSALSRQVANGKVKLYPRTEMMDVVTIDGHARGIVTRNLITGAIETHAAHAVLLCTGGYGNVFFLSTNAMGSNVTAAWRAHKKGAYFANPCYTQIHPTCIPVSGDHQSKLTLMSESLRNDGRVWVPKTKEMAEKLRKGEIKPKDIKDEERDYYLERKYPSFGNLVPRDVASRNAKDVCDEGRGVNETGQAVFLDFRDAINRDSEDAIRARYGNLFDMYQQITGENPYQTPMMIYPAVHYTMGGLWVDYNLMTTVPGLYSLGEANFSDHGANRLGASALMQGLADGYFVVPYTIGDYLAQIGPSPVDINHPEFAKAEKGVKDAIQQLLSINGSKTVDYFHKKLGHIMWEYCGMARNEEGLKKAKGMIQELRKEFWADVKVLGANEELNQTLEKASRVADFLELGELMVDDALNRSESCGGHFRLESQTPDGEALRDDENFAYVAAWEFMAENAPETLHKEPLVFENVKLTQRSYK, encoded by the coding sequence ATGATACTAGATTCCAAATCCCCAATTGGCCCATTGGCCGAAAAGTGGACTAAGCATAAGTTTAACAGTAAGCTGGTAAATCCGGCGAACAAGAGAAAATACGAGGTAATTGTGGTGGGAACCGGGCTTGCGGGAGCTTCTGCTGCTGCCTCACTTGCAGAACTTGGTTACAAAGTAAAAGCATTCTGCTTTCAAGATAGCCCTCGCCGTGCACACTCTATCGCTGCGCAAGGCGGTATCAATGCTGCGAAAAATTACCAAAATGACGGTGATTCCGTTTTTAGACTTTTCTACGACACCATCAAAGGCGGTGATTACCGTTCCCGTGAATCGAATGTGTACCGATTGGCGGAAGTTTCTGTAAATATCATTGACCAGTGCGTGGCGCAGGGAGTTCCTTTTGCCAGAGAATATGGAGGATTGCTTGCCAATCGCTCATTTGGTGGTGCGCAGGTGTCCAGAACCTTCTATGCAAGAGGCCAAACGGGACAGCAATTGCTTTTGGGGGCTTACTCTGCACTCAGCCGACAGGTGGCCAATGGTAAGGTGAAGCTTTATCCACGTACAGAAATGATGGATGTAGTCACTATCGACGGCCATGCAAGAGGTATTGTGACCAGAAACCTGATCACGGGAGCTATCGAAACCCACGCTGCCCATGCAGTACTACTTTGCACAGGGGGTTACGGAAACGTGTTTTTCCTTTCTACCAATGCAATGGGATCTAATGTGACTGCAGCTTGGAGAGCACATAAGAAAGGTGCATACTTTGCCAACCCTTGCTACACGCAGATTCACCCTACTTGTATTCCTGTGTCCGGGGATCATCAGTCCAAATTGACGCTGATGTCTGAGTCACTGAGAAATGACGGACGTGTATGGGTTCCAAAAACAAAAGAGATGGCCGAGAAGCTCCGCAAAGGAGAAATTAAGCCTAAAGATATTAAGGACGAGGAAAGAGATTATTATTTGGAGAGAAAATATCCTTCTTTCGGTAACCTCGTGCCTCGTGATGTGGCTTCCAGAAACGCCAAAGACGTGTGTGACGAAGGGCGCGGCGTAAATGAAACCGGGCAGGCTGTTTTCCTTGACTTCCGTGATGCCATCAATCGTGACAGCGAAGATGCGATCCGTGCGAGATACGGCAACTTGTTTGACATGTATCAGCAGATTACCGGTGAAAACCCTTATCAAACCCCAATGATGATTTATCCGGCCGTTCACTATACCATGGGCGGACTTTGGGTTGATTACAATTTGATGACAACAGTTCCAGGGCTTTATTCGCTGGGAGAAGCCAACTTCTCTGATCACGGAGCAAACCGTTTGGGAGCTTCTGCCCTGATGCAGGGTTTGGCTGACGGATACTTTGTGGTCCCTTATACTATTGGTGATTATTTGGCGCAGATAGGACCAAGTCCGGTGGATATAAACCATCCCGAATTCGCCAAGGCTGAGAAGGGGGTGAAGGATGCCATCCAGCAACTTTTGAGTATCAATGGTAGCAAGACAGTGGATTACTTCCATAAGAAACTGGGACATATCATGTGGGAATACTGTGGTATGGCCAGGAACGAAGAGGGCTTGAAAAAGGCCAAAGGAATGATTCAGGAGCTTAGAAAGGAATTCTGGGCTGATGTGAAAGTGCTCGGAGCCAATGAAGAATTGAACCAGACTTTAGAGAAAGCCAGCCGTGTAGCTGATTTCTTGGAGCTTGGAGAATTGATGGTGGACGATGCTCTGAACAGATCTGAATCTTGTGGGGGACACTTCAGACTAGAATCTCAGACTCCGGATGGAGAAGCACTTAGAGATGACGAGAACTTTGCTTACGTGGCAGCTTGGGAGTTTATGGCAGAAAATGCTCCTGAGACATTGCACAAAGAGCCGTTGGTTTTCGAAAACGTGAAGCTGACCCAGAGATCTTACAAATAA
- a CDS encoding 3-ketoacyl-ACP reductase: MESLQGKTALITGAGKGLGKAIAEALAKEGVHLALLSRTEADLLAVKKIVAEIDASLKVSIAVADQSDFPSIKNAIASLISETGVPDILVNNAGIGKFGKFLDLEVGEWENIIKVNLLGVYYVIHEVLPGMLARKSGDIVNVSSTAGQKGNAMTSAYSASKFGLNGLTESLMQEVRKSDIRVFSMSPSTIATDLAIGNNLTDGNPDNVLQPEDFAELLVAHLKLPKRALVKDVGLWSTNP; this comes from the coding sequence ATGGAATCACTACAAGGAAAAACTGCGCTGATTACTGGCGCAGGAAAAGGATTAGGCAAAGCGATTGCTGAGGCATTGGCCAAAGAAGGCGTTCATCTCGCATTGCTATCCAGAACGGAAGCTGACTTGCTAGCTGTCAAGAAAATAGTAGCAGAAATAGATGCTTCTCTGAAAGTAAGCATCGCCGTTGCAGATCAGTCTGACTTCCCCAGCATTAAAAATGCAATCGCTTCATTGATCTCTGAAACTGGAGTACCTGATATTCTGGTCAATAATGCAGGAATCGGGAAGTTTGGTAAATTCCTCGATCTGGAAGTGGGTGAATGGGAAAATATCATCAAAGTCAACTTGCTGGGCGTGTATTATGTAATCCACGAAGTACTTCCCGGCATGCTCGCCCGCAAATCCGGCGACATTGTAAATGTATCTTCTACTGCCGGCCAAAAAGGAAATGCGATGACCAGTGCATACAGTGCGTCCAAATTCGGATTAAACGGGCTGACAGAATCGCTAATGCAGGAGGTACGCAAATCAGACATCCGTGTCTTTAGCATGAGTCCGAGTACGATTGCGACAGATTTGGCTATTGGCAATAACTTGACAGACGGAAATCCGGACAACGTATTGCAACCGGAGGATTTTGCGGAGTTGCTTGTGGCTCACTTGAAGCTACCCAAGAGAGCATTGGTCAAGGATGTAGGACTTTGGTCTACAAATCCGTAG
- a CDS encoding NAD(P)/FAD-dependent oxidoreductase yields the protein MEKSKFEVIIIGGSYAGLSAAMALGRSLRKVLVIDAGKPCNRQTPHSHNFLTQDGKTPAEIASIGRKQVEKYDTVTFLSGFAVDAKKTNSGFEIKTEDDKVFEGKKLILATGVKDIMPEIPGFSECWGISVIHCPYCHGYEVRNEKTGILANGDFAFEFGKMITNWTKDLTLFTNGKSTLSQEQADKLATKGVHVIETEIMSIRHTVGKLEYLVLKDNSKFPLNAFYSKVDFVQSTAIPSTLEIELTDHGHIKVDLMQKTNIPGVYACGDSTTPFRSVSYAVSTGAMAGVASNKELIDEEF from the coding sequence ATGGAAAAAAGTAAGTTTGAAGTAATCATCATTGGAGGAAGCTATGCCGGATTATCTGCCGCCATGGCATTAGGAAGATCATTGCGTAAGGTTCTGGTAATCGATGCGGGAAAACCCTGCAATAGACAAACTCCCCATTCCCACAATTTTTTGACTCAAGATGGAAAAACTCCTGCAGAAATAGCTTCAATAGGACGAAAGCAAGTGGAGAAGTATGACACGGTCACTTTCCTTTCAGGATTTGCCGTGGATGCAAAAAAGACCAATTCGGGCTTCGAAATCAAAACCGAAGACGATAAAGTCTTTGAAGGTAAAAAGCTAATTTTAGCCACTGGAGTTAAAGACATCATGCCTGAAATCCCAGGCTTTTCCGAGTGCTGGGGAATTTCTGTGATTCACTGTCCCTACTGCCATGGTTACGAAGTACGGAATGAAAAAACCGGAATTTTGGCAAATGGCGATTTTGCATTTGAATTCGGCAAAATGATCACTAATTGGACGAAAGATCTTACATTATTCACCAACGGAAAATCAACGTTATCTCAGGAGCAGGCCGACAAATTAGCTACAAAAGGTGTTCATGTCATCGAAACGGAAATTATGAGCATCCGCCATACGGTTGGAAAACTAGAATATCTAGTGCTAAAGGATAACTCGAAATTTCCGCTGAATGCGTTTTATTCAAAAGTTGATTTTGTACAAAGCACTGCAATCCCATCCACTCTGGAAATAGAGTTGACTGATCATGGTCATATTAAAGTTGACCTTATGCAGAAAACCAATATTCCCGGAGTATATGCCTGTGGGGATAGCACCACCCCGTTTCGGTCAGTATCATATGCAGTATCTACCGGTGCTATGGCCGGAGTTGCATCTAATAAAGAATTGATAGATGAAGAGTTTTAG
- a CDS encoding alanine racemase, whose translation MAYLTLNRAKLKENFEFLKKTFKANEISWGVVSKLLCGNKLFLQELIDLGVKEVHDSRISNLAMVKSLYPEVQTVYIKPVSKRNIAKMVQFADVSLNSELETIRWISKEAVELGKKHKIIIMVETGDLREGVMGEQLVEFYSQIFQLPNIEVIGLGTNLNCLNGVMPSTDKLIQLSLYKQIIELKFNKKIPWVSAGTSVTIPLMLTHQLPKGINHFRVGETLYFGLDLFEEKVIEGMNGDVFELHAEIIEMQEKPLLPVGNLAANPQGETAEIDESLYGQSSFRAIIDIGLLDVDPKYLIPSDEKYEILGASSDMLIINLGKNPNNYKVGDTLNFDMKYMGALSLLNSNYIDKKVIENLD comes from the coding sequence ATGGCATATCTGACATTAAATAGAGCTAAGCTCAAGGAGAACTTTGAGTTTCTCAAAAAGACCTTTAAGGCAAATGAAATTTCTTGGGGAGTTGTGTCAAAACTGCTCTGCGGAAACAAGCTTTTCCTTCAAGAACTTATAGACCTGGGAGTGAAAGAGGTTCATGACAGTAGGATTTCCAATCTGGCCATGGTCAAGTCCCTTTATCCTGAAGTTCAGACTGTGTACATCAAACCGGTTTCTAAAAGAAATATTGCCAAAATGGTGCAGTTTGCGGATGTCAGCTTGAACAGTGAATTGGAAACCATCCGATGGATTAGCAAGGAGGCTGTGGAGCTTGGCAAAAAACATAAGATTATCATTATGGTGGAGACAGGGGATCTTCGGGAGGGTGTGATGGGAGAACAGTTGGTGGAATTTTATTCCCAAATCTTCCAGCTTCCAAACATCGAAGTGATAGGGTTGGGTACAAATCTAAATTGTCTCAATGGCGTAATGCCCTCTACGGACAAGCTTATTCAGCTGTCTCTGTACAAGCAAATCATCGAGTTGAAGTTCAACAAGAAAATTCCTTGGGTATCTGCCGGGACATCAGTTACGATTCCTTTGATGCTGACTCATCAGCTTCCAAAGGGAATCAACCATTTTCGAGTGGGGGAAACCTTGTATTTTGGACTTGACTTATTTGAAGAAAAAGTGATAGAAGGCATGAATGGCGATGTGTTTGAACTGCATGCGGAGATTATCGAAATGCAGGAAAAGCCGCTCCTACCCGTTGGGAATCTAGCTGCTAATCCTCAAGGAGAAACTGCTGAAATTGACGAGTCCCTCTATGGACAAAGCTCTTTTAGAGCCATCATTGATATCGGACTTTTGGATGTAGATCCGAAATATTTGATACCGAGTGATGAGAAATATGAAATACTTGGAGCCAGTTCGGATATGCTGATTATTAATCTAGGTAAAAATCCCAACAACTATAAAGTAGGCGATACATTGAATTTCGATATGAAATATATGGGCGCTCTGAGTTTGTTGAATTCGAATTATATTGACAAAAAAGTAATTGAGAATTTAGACTGA
- a CDS encoding GNAT family N-acetyltransferase → MIKLETLSTIDSATYLQKNEIADFLFVHLGQYGDPKEDIMKCLDYALDQSLHAGGFVVMAREEGKLLGVLVMNKTGMSGYIPENILVYIAVDAEQRGKGIGGKLMEMAIKMANGSIALHVEPDNPAKKLYERIGFTNKYLEMRLTK, encoded by the coding sequence ATGATCAAACTAGAAACGCTATCCACTATTGATTCTGCTACTTATTTGCAGAAAAATGAAATCGCAGACTTCCTGTTTGTTCATCTGGGGCAATATGGTGATCCAAAGGAAGATATTATGAAATGCTTGGATTATGCTCTGGACCAAAGCCTCCATGCGGGAGGTTTTGTGGTGATGGCCCGGGAAGAGGGTAAGCTTCTCGGTGTGCTTGTCATGAACAAAACAGGAATGTCAGGTTATATTCCGGAAAATATTCTCGTTTATATAGCAGTAGATGCCGAACAGCGAGGAAAAGGCATCGGCGGGAAACTTATGGAAATGGCTATCAAGATGGCTAATGGTTCTATAGCCCTGCACGTAGAGCCTGATAATCCTGCCAAGAAACTTTACGAAAGAATAGGCTTTACCAACAAGTATCTCGAAATGAGGTTGACTAAGTGA
- a CDS encoding sigma-70 family RNA polymerase sigma factor, whose product MSAFQNSAHFEQVFKDNWELMYQSAYCKIGNQSVVEDMLQEIFIDIWQRRESLEIKSGIKGYLLTAVKYQVMKYFDELTKTRSGSANTFPESFYEEDVFGFEELYKEIEIAVEMLPPRAQLVFRMSRLEGYSVDEIADKLNISPQTVHNQLTKSLKIMRGELKHLAPVLAVYFVA is encoded by the coding sequence ATGTCCGCTTTTCAGAATTCAGCACATTTCGAACAGGTTTTCAAGGACAATTGGGAATTGATGTACCAATCTGCGTACTGCAAAATCGGTAATCAATCCGTCGTTGAGGATATGCTACAGGAGATTTTTATAGATATCTGGCAAAGGCGTGAGTCGTTGGAAATCAAATCCGGGATCAAAGGATACCTACTCACAGCAGTAAAATATCAGGTGATGAAGTATTTTGATGAGTTGACAAAAACCCGATCCGGCAGTGCCAATACTTTTCCTGAATCCTTTTATGAAGAGGATGTTTTTGGATTTGAAGAACTGTATAAAGAGATAGAGATTGCGGTGGAAATGCTTCCCCCAAGAGCCCAACTGGTCTTTCGCATGAGTAGACTGGAAGGGTATTCAGTCGACGAAATCGCCGACAAGCTAAATATTTCTCCCCAGACCGTTCATAATCAACTCACCAAATCGCTTAAAATCATGCGTGGGGAGTTGAAACATTTGGCTCCGGTATTGGCTGTTTATTTCGTGGCTTAG